CGGTCTTGCAGAAGATCGAGACGTGCTCGCCGCGGTAGGCGTACCGGATGATCCTGCTGCCGCGGTCCGGGCGGGAACGCAGGGCGAGTTGGCCGGCCGTGACGACACCGCGGTAGAGGCGCGGGTTGTCGTGGTCGCCGTGGTCGCCCTGGTGGTCGTGGTCACCGCGGCCGCCGAAGTCGTCGTCACCCTGCTGGTTCCACCCGCCGTCGTCCTGACGGCTGACGCCCGGGTCTTCGTCGCCCCACTCGTCGTCGGCCACGGCGGGAGTGACGGCGGCGGCGGTGACCAGCGCACCGGCCGCGACCGCTATACCGAGTCGGCGGAGGGAGAGGCTGAGGGACATGGGGGAACCTCCAGGGGTGGGGCGAAGCTGACTTATCGCCACATTAGGAGCAGAGGTGGGGGCCCGCTCGTCACACTGGTCCACACGAGCACCGATAGGGGCGCGGGGAACTGCGCGACCAGCCCCCACGGCCCCGCAGTCGACGAACTACCGCTCTCCGCCTATCCCAGCGTCAACCTCGCAAGCGCCCCACCACCATCCCCGGCGTCCACATTCGAGAACTCCAGCCGAGCCCCCAACACCTCCGCCTGCCCGAGCGCAATGGTCAACCCCAGCCCGTGCCCCGTAGCCCCACCCTCCGTACGGAACCGCTGCGGCCCATGCTCCACGAGGTACTCCGGATACCCGTCCCCGTGATCCCGCACGGCCACCACCGCCCCGTCGACGGTCACGACAACCGGCCCCCGCCCGTGCCGATGCGCGTTGGCGACAAGATTCCCCAGCACCCGTTCCAGCCGCCGCCGATCCGTCTCGACCCACTCGTCCCGTACGACGACAACCTCGGTAGCGGTCCCGGACGCCCGCACAACCCGCGCGGCGACCGCCCCCAACTGCTCGGTGTCCAGCTCCAGTTTCTCCCGCCGGGTGTCGAGCCGGGAGATCTCCAGCAGATCCTCGGTCAGCGTGCGCAACGCGGCGACCCGATCCCGCACCAGCTCCGTCGGCCGCCCCGGAGGCAACAACTCGGCCGCCGCGTGCAACCCGGTCAACGGCGTGCGCAACTCGTGCGCCACATCCGCCGTGAACCGCTGCTCGCTCAGCAGCTTCCCCTGCAACGACGAGGCCATCGTGTCCAGCGCGGCGGCCACCGCGGCCACCTCGTCCTGGGGCAGGTTCGCGTCCTTGGTACGCGGATCGTCGACCCGCGCGTCCAGATCACCCGCACTGATCCGCCGGGCGACCTGCGCCGTCCCGTGCAACCGCCGTGTCACCCGGGTCACCGCGAACGCGCCGACCAGCAGCGTCGCCCCGATCGCCAGCGCCGAGGACCAGACGATCGCCCGGTCCAGTCCGGCGATGGTGCTCGACCCCTGCGAGTAGTCGACCCCGACGGCCAGCACCCGGTCACCGGAGGCGGGACCCGCCGCCCACATCGTGGGGCGCCCCCGGTGCCTGCCGACCATCGTGCCGCGCTCTCCGGCCCCGGCCAGTTGCCGTAGCGGAACGGGCAGATCCTCGGGATCGACGCCGGCGCCGTGCACGAGCGAGTCCCCGGCCTCGTACTGCGTCGTCGCCTCCTTCAGCCGTGCCAACGCGAGGTCGCGGGCCTGGCCGACGGTCTGGTCGGTCACCGAGACATGCACGAGTACGCCGAGCAGCGCGGCCAGCGCGCAGCACATCACGGTGATGAACACGCCGGCCTTGAAGGCGAGGGTCCCGGCCCACCGGGGCAGCGCGAGCCTCATCACGGGGTCGCCGAGGGGGACGTAGGAGAGGCGGGGGAGCCGGGCGGGGCCGGGGTCGCGCGGCGGACTCCGTGCTTGCGGCTGCCCGTGCGCAGGAACTCGTCGTGGGTCAGCAGCATCGCCTTCTGGTCCGCGTCCCAGGTCCACTGCACGCGGTACTCGTACCCCGCGAGCTCGGACGGCGAGCGGATGATCACCGAATGCCCGGCCAGTTCGACCCCGCTCACGGCATCGTCGTTGGCCATGACCTGCACGAGCCGGTGCTTCTCGACGGTGTAGACGCGCACGGCGGTCATCTTGGTGGGCAGCAGCCGGAACCCGAGCGTGAGGTCGTCGCGTCCGTCGCCGGTGAGGTCGCGGTAATAGGGCTTGAGAACGGGACAGGCGCTACGGTCCGTACCCGCGTCCG
The nucleotide sequence above comes from Streptomyces sp. N50. Encoded proteins:
- a CDS encoding HAMP domain-containing sensor histidine kinase translates to MRLALPRWAGTLAFKAGVFITVMCCALAALLGVLVHVSVTDQTVGQARDLALARLKEATTQYEAGDSLVHGAGVDPEDLPVPLRQLAGAGERGTMVGRHRGRPTMWAAGPASGDRVLAVGVDYSQGSSTIAGLDRAIVWSSALAIGATLLVGAFAVTRVTRRLHGTAQVARRISAGDLDARVDDPRTKDANLPQDEVAAVAAALDTMASSLQGKLLSEQRFTADVAHELRTPLTGLHAAAELLPPGRPTELVRDRVAALRTLTEDLLEISRLDTRREKLELDTEQLGAVAARVVRASGTATEVVVVRDEWVETDRRRLERVLGNLVANAHRHGRGPVVVTVDGAVVAVRDHGDGYPEYLVEHGPQRFRTEGGATGHGLGLTIALGQAEVLGARLEFSNVDAGDGGGALARLTLG
- a CDS encoding SH3 domain-containing protein, which produces MSLSLSLRRLGIAVAAGALVTAAAVTPAVADDEWGDEDPGVSRQDDGGWNQQGDDDFGGRGDHDHQGDHGDHDNPRLYRGVVTAGQLALRSRPDRGSRIIRYAYRGEHVSIFCKTGGSNVQGNPLWYLLTDGTWAWGSARYIDNIGPAPRWC